From a single Planctellipticum variicoloris genomic region:
- a CDS encoding CAP domain-containing protein, whose amino-acid sequence MTKYGTLRIATLGTVCLLAVSALRAEGPLQMGVDSLPASALAAIEAAAAKPDPAAVKPPAEAKPAAKPADPHAALVQHPTIQKLVQLTNAHRAQYGLAPVRINPHMCASAQQHATWMASTGVYTHSNLPYMEIIFAGPGSAEAAIQGWIYSPAHHGIMLSGSEVGFGYQNFNGTPYWVGVFR is encoded by the coding sequence ATGACGAAGTACGGAACGCTGAGAATCGCGACGCTGGGGACGGTCTGCCTGCTGGCAGTCTCGGCACTCCGAGCCGAGGGCCCGCTCCAGATGGGCGTCGATTCTTTGCCGGCATCCGCTCTGGCTGCGATTGAAGCGGCCGCAGCGAAGCCGGACCCCGCTGCCGTGAAACCGCCTGCCGAGGCCAAGCCCGCTGCGAAGCCGGCCGATCCTCATGCTGCCCTGGTGCAGCACCCGACGATCCAGAAGCTCGTCCAATTGACGAACGCTCATCGTGCTCAGTACGGGCTGGCCCCGGTGCGGATCAACCCGCACATGTGCGCCAGTGCCCAGCAGCACGCCACCTGGATGGCCAGCACAGGCGTCTACACGCACAGCAATCTCCCTTACATGGAGATCATTTTCGCCGGACCCGGCTCCGCCGAGGCTGCGATCCAGGGCTGGATTTACTCCCCAGCTCATCACGGGATCATGCTCAGCGGCAGCGAAGTGGGCTTCGGCTACCAGAACTTCAATGGCACGCCGTACTGGGTGGGCGTGTTCCGCTAG
- a CDS encoding phosphate acyltransferase, protein MYIAGFDEMFRAVDARRSQVGVVAAGGDDRTVLEALSQAARRGWIQPIVTGDEAAIRKLADELRIDVSEFRIIDSDEPAKAAVAEIRDGRAALMMKGQISTPALMKAVLHRDTGLRTDRVIGQIVLLEIPRDDRRLLLTDTGITIQPTLDQKADLLRSLIETARLLKDEETPADAVPHVAVMSATEKPTDSMPDTLEAAELQKRGEAGEFPGGIVQGPLSFDLAYAPEAGEKKKIAGQVVGDADAMLFPNLLAANLTVKAIMYTAECRFGGYLCGTSAPVVFMSRADTTSTRMHSLAFTLQMLHVRGRE, encoded by the coding sequence ATGTACATTGCCGGATTCGATGAAATGTTTCGGGCGGTAGACGCTCGACGGTCGCAGGTCGGGGTCGTTGCCGCAGGCGGCGATGATCGGACCGTCCTCGAAGCCCTGTCGCAGGCGGCCCGCAGAGGCTGGATTCAACCGATCGTTACGGGCGATGAAGCGGCCATTCGCAAGCTGGCGGACGAGCTGCGGATCGACGTCTCCGAGTTTCGGATCATCGACAGCGATGAACCTGCGAAGGCCGCCGTTGCCGAGATTCGCGACGGTCGAGCCGCCCTGATGATGAAGGGGCAGATCTCCACGCCGGCGCTGATGAAAGCGGTGCTGCATCGCGACACCGGATTGCGGACCGATCGCGTGATCGGCCAGATTGTCCTGCTGGAGATCCCCCGCGATGACCGACGTCTGCTGCTGACCGACACCGGGATCACGATTCAGCCGACGCTCGACCAGAAGGCCGACCTCCTCCGCAGCCTGATCGAAACGGCTCGCCTGCTCAAAGACGAAGAGACGCCGGCGGATGCCGTCCCGCACGTGGCAGTCATGTCGGCCACCGAAAAACCGACCGACAGCATGCCGGACACGCTCGAAGCGGCCGAGTTGCAGAAACGCGGCGAGGCGGGCGAGTTTCCCGGCGGCATCGTGCAGGGGCCGCTGTCGTTCGACCTGGCCTACGCCCCCGAAGCCGGCGAAAAAAAGAAAATCGCCGGCCAGGTGGTCGGCGACGCGGACGCGATGCTCTTCCCGAATCTGCTCGCCGCCAACCTGACGGTCAAGGCGATCATGTACACCGCCGAATGCCGGTTCGGCGGCTACCTCTGCGGCACCAGCGCCCCCGTCGTTTTCATGTCCCGCGCCGACACCACCTCCACCCGCATGCACTCGCTGGCCTTCACGCTGCAGATGCTGCATGTGAGGGGGAGGGAATAG
- a CDS encoding Gfo/Idh/MocA family protein, producing MTAPTLRAGMVGVGMIFDETYRPFFERTHREGLFDRRFGDVSVPLVAMASKTGKRAEAYRTAAGEKVHPFVSFKGDDSVDQMLAAGVDFACVATPDNRHFEASMKVLEAGCHLLVEKPSVLKLQELDSLIALAKRKNVLAKAVYHKLLDPDHKKLRTLVHDNVLQHVNTGYCSLLEPKSISGGQFAEWIIGRNPGTYVAVHYIKLIDFTFGGRLKTITATGQRGLVGPKDGPTWDTNQMRMIYEYDDGREAAFDIHTSWVTPDNFPGYVEQEVQFRFDNGVWNGHSRKRGVECTVEGLTPTKMKTTMNNHYNGTFVEPWGERSQRGYGIEVLERFAREAAFVEYAGPKAERGERLAAMQKLGYNDLAADRQTVAAVQALEAILDHHVSGEPDCVVRVNDVNGGLVLYRPGKVEPVVLYEGTV from the coding sequence ATGACTGCACCTACCCTTCGCGCCGGCATGGTCGGCGTCGGCATGATCTTCGACGAAACCTACCGCCCCTTCTTCGAGCGGACGCACCGCGAAGGGCTGTTCGACCGCCGCTTCGGGGACGTCTCCGTCCCGCTCGTGGCGATGGCATCGAAGACCGGCAAACGGGCGGAAGCCTATCGCACGGCCGCGGGTGAAAAAGTCCATCCGTTTGTCAGCTTCAAGGGGGACGACTCGGTCGACCAGATGCTCGCCGCGGGGGTCGACTTCGCCTGCGTTGCCACGCCCGACAACCGCCACTTCGAGGCCTCAATGAAGGTGCTCGAAGCGGGCTGCCACCTGCTCGTCGAAAAGCCCTCGGTGCTGAAGTTGCAGGAGCTCGATTCCCTGATCGCGCTGGCGAAACGGAAGAACGTCCTTGCCAAGGCCGTCTATCACAAGCTGCTCGATCCCGATCACAAGAAGCTGCGGACCCTCGTTCACGACAATGTGCTGCAGCACGTCAATACCGGGTACTGCTCGCTGCTCGAACCGAAGTCAATCTCCGGCGGCCAGTTCGCCGAGTGGATCATCGGCCGCAACCCCGGCACCTACGTCGCGGTCCATTACATCAAGCTGATCGACTTCACGTTCGGCGGCCGCCTGAAGACGATCACCGCGACCGGCCAGCGCGGCCTCGTCGGTCCGAAGGACGGTCCCACCTGGGATACGAACCAGATGCGGATGATCTACGAATACGATGACGGCCGGGAAGCGGCGTTCGATATTCATACGTCGTGGGTTACGCCGGACAATTTCCCTGGCTACGTCGAGCAGGAAGTGCAGTTCCGCTTCGACAACGGCGTCTGGAACGGCCACAGCCGCAAGCGGGGCGTCGAGTGCACCGTCGAGGGGCTGACGCCGACGAAGATGAAGACCACCATGAACAACCACTACAACGGGACGTTCGTGGAACCGTGGGGCGAGAGATCGCAGCGCGGTTACGGGATCGAAGTCCTCGAACGCTTCGCCCGGGAGGCGGCGTTCGTCGAGTACGCCGGTCCGAAGGCGGAACGGGGGGAGCGGCTCGCGGCGATGCAGAAACTCGGGTACAACGACCTCGCAGCAGACCGTCAGACGGTCGCGGCGGTCCAGGCGCTGGAAGCGATCCTGGACCACCACGTGTCCGGCGAACCGGACTGCGTCGTGCGGGTGAATGACGTAAACGGCGGACTGGTGCTGTATCGGCCGGGGAAGGTTGAGCCCGTGGTGCTCTACGAGGGGACGGTCTGA
- a CDS encoding serine/threonine protein kinase, translated as MSDNPLPQLGQYELIGELGTGGMGTVYKARHTRLNKFVAVKLLRPGRLNDSQAVDRFEREMRAVGKLDHPNIVTALDAGDVDGTHYLVMELIQGVDLATLARRVGQFPVREACELVRQAAIGLQHVYEHGLVHRDIKPSNLILAVPQSGGAPTVKILDLGLALLDDPLSKGSEELTSTGQIVGTVDYMSPEQVSDSHTVDIRADIYSLGATLYKLLTGQIPVSGIQFGSTMKKLLAVGTYVPPPAVTLRSDCPPALSDLIDRMLSKSAVDRLQIPFAVVEALTPFASGADLAILMPPAASGSNGVSSDGDRATILNSLSSTVLAETSPPGTLQGVVGGIELANHASGKVRRIRRLTLAAVGAFAVLLMALIAVIGGEGRVIVEAPDDLPPNTRLALVINRKHPSVDWNVGSGQNERSVPAGRVDIRLPDAISDQFAIDSPADPLVRRGGMLLFRIVRRRTEDVTLASSTTVGDSRPPDSAAIAFDEERKLAEWVQSKGGSGMVEPVDGSGKISFGVRDSLPTRRFVMREIALTQCRDVLNADLDRLSAASRLERLSLSGTGIDSLAAARITKLSTLQWLNLGETSFRTSGFSSGSVLPILGSLALNPGMIDDQWGFLQYLPRVRRIEVWGEAVPGLEPLTRFPQLRTLQLPFCDSADAAIVQIIQSANPHFRLIVGDGDRARTIGNDPGKSAALRLLSMGVELGGFYLGGRHEPITMDDLSDGRPRNISQITIPKGVTLSAADRALLTCFADTESYFVAVDGVDCDPLAATLADNQLMVTLSLVNGDLTDHGLLRLKSAIGLRALDVRGTRVTQAGIDGFRRLQSDCLLISDFGELRPAYEHNQTSSEAASKRE; from the coding sequence GTGAGTGACAATCCTCTTCCGCAGCTTGGGCAGTACGAACTGATCGGCGAACTGGGAACGGGAGGAATGGGAACGGTTTATAAAGCCCGCCATACCCGATTGAACAAGTTCGTTGCAGTCAAGCTGCTGCGGCCAGGCCGCCTGAACGATTCGCAAGCAGTGGACCGGTTCGAACGCGAAATGCGGGCCGTCGGCAAGCTGGATCATCCGAACATCGTGACTGCACTCGACGCCGGCGACGTTGACGGGACGCACTATCTCGTTATGGAACTGATTCAGGGAGTGGATCTGGCAACGCTCGCCAGGCGCGTTGGACAATTTCCAGTTCGCGAGGCATGCGAACTTGTGCGGCAGGCGGCGATCGGACTGCAGCACGTGTATGAGCACGGACTCGTGCATCGTGATATCAAGCCGTCCAATCTGATCCTCGCCGTACCGCAGAGCGGGGGAGCACCGACCGTAAAGATCCTCGATCTCGGGCTGGCGCTGCTCGACGATCCCCTCAGCAAGGGATCTGAAGAACTGACATCGACTGGTCAGATCGTCGGTACGGTCGACTATATGTCGCCGGAGCAGGTCAGCGATTCTCATACCGTCGACATTCGTGCCGATATCTATAGCCTTGGAGCAACACTTTATAAACTTCTCACCGGCCAGATTCCGGTCTCCGGGATTCAATTCGGCTCGACGATGAAGAAGCTCCTCGCGGTCGGCACTTACGTGCCGCCGCCTGCCGTAACGCTGAGAAGCGATTGCCCGCCGGCGCTTTCGGACCTCATTGATCGAATGCTTTCGAAATCCGCAGTTGACAGGCTGCAAATCCCCTTTGCCGTCGTGGAGGCACTCACGCCATTCGCCTCCGGAGCGGACCTGGCGATCCTGATGCCGCCCGCCGCCTCCGGAAGCAACGGTGTGTCGAGTGACGGCGATCGGGCAACGATTCTCAACTCGCTGAGTTCAACGGTCCTGGCGGAAACATCTCCCCCGGGCACGCTCCAAGGCGTCGTCGGAGGTATTGAACTGGCGAACCATGCGTCCGGCAAAGTTCGCCGGATTCGACGCTTGACGCTCGCGGCGGTCGGCGCCTTTGCAGTGCTGCTGATGGCACTGATTGCCGTTATTGGCGGAGAGGGACGTGTAATCGTCGAGGCCCCCGACGACCTGCCGCCGAATACACGGCTCGCGCTGGTCATCAATCGTAAACACCCTTCGGTCGACTGGAACGTCGGATCCGGCCAGAATGAGCGCTCCGTTCCAGCCGGGCGAGTTGATATCCGATTACCTGACGCAATTTCCGATCAGTTCGCGATTGACTCCCCTGCGGACCCGCTCGTCCGCAGGGGCGGAATGCTCCTGTTTCGCATCGTCCGTCGTCGGACGGAAGACGTCACCCTCGCATCTTCAACGACAGTCGGCGACTCCAGGCCGCCGGATTCCGCGGCAATCGCCTTCGACGAAGAGCGGAAGCTCGCCGAATGGGTCCAGTCGAAAGGAGGCTCTGGCATGGTTGAACCGGTTGACGGCTCCGGCAAGATCAGCTTCGGCGTCAGAGACTCGCTTCCGACCCGTCGATTCGTGATGCGAGAAATCGCACTCACGCAGTGCCGCGACGTTTTAAACGCCGATCTGGATCGATTATCCGCGGCCTCGCGGCTGGAGCGCCTGTCGCTCAGCGGTACCGGAATCGACTCTCTCGCCGCGGCCCGGATTACAAAGTTGTCGACGTTGCAGTGGCTCAATCTCGGCGAAACGAGTTTCAGAACCTCCGGGTTTTCCAGCGGTTCTGTTCTGCCGATCCTTGGATCGCTGGCGCTGAATCCTGGAATGATTGACGATCAATGGGGGTTTCTGCAGTACTTGCCGCGCGTCCGGCGAATCGAAGTCTGGGGCGAAGCAGTTCCGGGCCTCGAACCGCTGACCCGCTTTCCGCAGTTGCGAACCTTGCAACTGCCATTCTGCGATTCGGCCGACGCGGCGATTGTGCAAATCATCCAGTCGGCGAATCCGCACTTTAGACTCATCGTTGGTGATGGCGATCGGGCACGCACGATCGGCAACGATCCAGGAAAGTCTGCGGCGCTTCGTCTCCTGTCGATGGGTGTGGAACTCGGTGGATTCTACCTTGGAGGCAGACACGAGCCGATCACGATGGATGACCTTTCCGACGGGCGGCCAAGAAACATTTCGCAGATCACGATTCCCAAGGGTGTGACACTCAGCGCCGCCGACCGGGCGCTGCTCACCTGTTTTGCAGACACCGAGTCTTATTTTGTCGCGGTGGATGGAGTCGACTGCGATCCGCTGGCTGCAACTCTCGCCGACAACCAGTTGATGGTGACGCTGTCACTCGTCAATGGCGACCTGACCGATCATGGTCTGCTCCGCCTGAAATCTGCAATCGGGCTTCGTGCGTTGGATGTCCGAGGAACCCGCGTGACACAGGCGGGAATTGACGGATTTCGACGTCTGCAATCCGATTGCCTGCTGATCAGCGATTTCGGTGAGCTTCGGCCCGCATATGAGCACAATCAAACCTCGTCGGAAGCGGCCAGCAAGCGTGAATAA
- a CDS encoding TolB family protein — MPRLPVLLTAVVLGCGWTGAALGQGIEIWAMDSDGTNARKVAAIDGYPTINSPEVSPDGKWIGVDGWKDGQTLNQAHLLFVQVETGTVRDLGFGMMPTWSSDGKWIAYTRQQGQSGVCIRQFEGIEARLIDAQGWGIQAAPVGFKTAYAKGGNIVIYDFIREIGYDVFPDGNSPYVRILHNLKWSPDGKRICFKGVRLNGSDDIAIVSATGGKPDLQVRCSGAGFNPDIGWSPDGTRITIPRGATAAQPGAIYVFGPDDDEVPTPLKGQPADRHNSGTCWSRDGKTLYFVSSK, encoded by the coding sequence ATGCCGCGTCTGCCTGTGCTGCTGACTGCTGTTGTGCTCGGGTGCGGTTGGACCGGCGCCGCCCTGGGGCAGGGGATCGAAATCTGGGCGATGGATTCCGACGGCACGAACGCCCGGAAAGTTGCCGCCATCGACGGCTATCCCACGATCAACTCGCCGGAGGTTTCCCCGGACGGCAAATGGATCGGCGTGGACGGCTGGAAGGACGGGCAGACCCTGAACCAGGCCCATCTGCTGTTTGTGCAGGTGGAGACGGGAACGGTGCGCGATCTGGGCTTCGGAATGATGCCCACGTGGTCGTCCGACGGAAAGTGGATTGCCTACACGCGGCAACAGGGGCAATCCGGCGTCTGCATTCGTCAGTTTGAGGGAATCGAAGCCCGGCTGATCGACGCCCAGGGCTGGGGGATTCAGGCCGCCCCCGTCGGATTCAAGACCGCCTACGCCAAAGGAGGGAACATTGTGATCTACGACTTCATTCGGGAGATCGGCTACGACGTGTTTCCGGACGGAAATTCGCCCTACGTCCGCATTCTGCACAACCTCAAGTGGTCTCCCGATGGAAAGCGAATCTGTTTCAAGGGAGTTCGCCTCAACGGCTCCGACGACATCGCAATTGTCTCGGCGACGGGGGGCAAACCCGACCTGCAGGTGCGCTGCAGCGGAGCGGGGTTCAACCCGGACATCGGCTGGTCGCCGGACGGAACGCGGATCACGATTCCCCGCGGCGCGACGGCGGCGCAGCCCGGAGCGATCTACGTGTTCGGGCCGGACGACGACGAAGTACCGACGCCGCTGAAGGGGCAGCCTGCCGATCGCCACAACTCCGGCACGTGCTGGTCCCGCGACGGCAAGACGCTCTACTTCGTGTCGTCGAAATAA
- a CDS encoding CDP-alcohol phosphatidyltransferase family protein, with amino-acid sequence MTDSQGRSPGESAPSWIAWFPNSLTVARLLAGMAFPFVPSDWWLGWLLFGGITDLIDGWISRMLRVTSLFGQLLDPVADKTFVLAAVGTFLWHGRLTWSELLLIAARDIAVLGLTALVLVLDRSRLGQMRPRFSGKVATAGQFLYLLAAAAWPDRSLSALMFVGGLSLYAAIDYSVVGMWSLAKWRAERA; translated from the coding sequence ATGACCGACTCGCAGGGGCGCAGTCCGGGTGAAAGCGCCCCCTCGTGGATCGCGTGGTTTCCCAACTCCCTCACCGTCGCCCGGCTGCTGGCCGGGATGGCGTTTCCATTCGTGCCGAGCGACTGGTGGCTGGGATGGCTGCTGTTCGGCGGGATTACGGATCTGATTGACGGCTGGATCAGCCGGATGCTCCGGGTGACGTCGCTGTTCGGCCAGCTCCTCGATCCGGTCGCCGACAAGACGTTCGTCCTGGCGGCGGTCGGCACGTTCCTCTGGCACGGGCGCCTGACGTGGAGCGAACTGCTGCTGATCGCCGCGCGGGACATCGCCGTGCTGGGCCTGACGGCCCTGGTGCTGGTTCTCGACCGTTCGCGGCTGGGTCAGATGCGGCCGCGATTTTCGGGGAAAGTGGCCACGGCCGGGCAGTTCCTGTATCTGCTGGCGGCCGCCGCGTGGCCCGATCGCTCGCTCTCGGCCCTGATGTTCGTCGGGGGCCTGAGCCTGTATGCGGCGATCGACTACTCGGTGGTGGGAATGTGGTCGCTGGCGAAGTGGCGGGCGGAGAGGGCGTAG
- a CDS encoding ROK family protein, translating to MTAISTAPASVLPLHLRTLAVDIGGTGTKALVLDDQGIAISPREKLPTPRPATPPAVLDVIADLASRQPHFDRVAVGFPGVVKQGVTFTAPNLHPDWAGFHLERELAARLGKPVRAANDADVQGFGAIHGEGLEMVLTLGTGLGSAQFIDGILVPNLELAHHPFSENRTYEQWLGQKSLDALGEEQWKAKLYEAIELIRRIFNFNMLYLGGGNSRRLNAEELPPDVRTVPNIAGLLGGIALWSDMHGTSLVRAPHSTGAYCAIGKSSLVVVGIETGG from the coding sequence GTGACAGCCATCAGCACCGCCCCCGCCTCGGTCCTGCCGCTCCATCTCCGGACGCTGGCGGTCGATATCGGAGGCACCGGAACCAAGGCGCTGGTGCTGGATGACCAGGGGATCGCCATCAGCCCCCGCGAAAAACTTCCCACTCCGCGACCGGCGACGCCGCCGGCGGTGCTCGACGTCATCGCCGACCTGGCCTCGCGACAACCGCACTTCGACCGTGTTGCCGTCGGTTTTCCCGGGGTGGTCAAGCAGGGAGTCACGTTCACCGCGCCCAATCTCCACCCCGACTGGGCCGGCTTTCACCTCGAACGGGAACTTGCGGCCCGACTGGGCAAACCCGTCCGCGCCGCCAATGACGCCGACGTGCAGGGCTTCGGCGCGATTCACGGCGAAGGGCTCGAGATGGTTCTCACGCTCGGGACCGGCCTGGGCTCGGCCCAGTTTATCGACGGCATCCTGGTGCCGAATCTCGAACTGGCCCACCATCCGTTCTCGGAGAATCGCACGTACGAGCAGTGGCTTGGTCAGAAATCGCTCGACGCGCTCGGCGAAGAGCAATGGAAAGCCAAGCTCTACGAAGCCATCGAACTGATCCGCCGGATCTTCAACTTCAACATGTTGTACCTTGGGGGCGGAAATTCACGCCGGCTCAACGCGGAGGAATTGCCGCCGGACGTTCGGACGGTGCCGAACATCGCCGGCCTGCTCGGCGGCATCGCCCTCTGGTCCGACATGCACGGAACGTCGCTGGTTCGTGCGCCGCACTCCACCGGCGCCTACTGCGCGATCGGCAAATCGTCGTTGGTTGTTGTCGGCATCGAAACTGGCGGCTGA
- the arfB gene encoding alternative ribosome rescue aminoacyl-tRNA hydrolase ArfB, with translation MAERLTDLVISSRLTIPADEFRWKAVRSSGPGGQNVNKVNSRVVLEWPVTTSPSLPEPVRERFLAQFGTRVSSEGIIALASDEYRDQPRNLQACLDRLQSMIRAVLIPPKPRRETKPSRASQRRRVASKQARGQVKQGRKRPSGDE, from the coding sequence ATGGCCGAGCGACTGACCGACCTGGTGATTTCCAGCCGACTGACGATTCCCGCGGACGAGTTCCGCTGGAAGGCGGTGCGCAGTTCGGGACCGGGCGGTCAGAACGTGAACAAGGTCAACTCCCGGGTCGTGCTGGAATGGCCGGTGACCACTTCGCCGTCCCTCCCGGAACCGGTCCGGGAGCGGTTTCTGGCCCAGTTCGGGACGCGGGTCAGTTCCGAGGGAATCATCGCACTGGCCAGCGACGAATACCGCGACCAGCCCCGGAATTTGCAGGCCTGCCTCGACCGGCTGCAGTCGATGATTCGCGCCGTCCTGATTCCGCCCAAACCCCGCCGGGAAACGAAGCCCAGCCGGGCCTCGCAGCGCCGTCGCGTCGCCAGCAAACAGGCCCGCGGACAGGTCAAACAGGGCCGCAAACGCCCATCCGGCGACGAATAG
- a CDS encoding lactate racemase domain-containing protein: protein MTAAFPRMIRVRQKFPTDRVEDIPGETRRQLETLNLAGRIRPGQTVALTAGSRGIANIDVILKAIVVHLQELGAKPFIVPAMGSHGGGTAEGQRDILAGYGVTPERMGCEIKSSMETVIVDHTPHGVPVHFDKYASEADRVFVCNRVKPHTGFVGAIESGLHKMMLIGLGKHEGAKIYHRAILDHSFMEIITAVGGSVLKKCRVAGGVAIVENAYDETKLIEAVPPEKFFDREQELLKIAVESLPRLPFVETDLLIIDRIGKNISGTGLDTNVVGRKFSDHAPTERDTVRVRRIFVRGLTEETHGNATGIGIAEFTNERTIAQVDRKKTGINCITGLHPSAAMLPIAFDTDRESIDAALQTVGLVEPPDAKVVQIADTLHLAEVLVSEAYLPELRQRTDLEIVSDPEPMAFDAAGNLQPVSGS from the coding sequence ATGACTGCTGCATTTCCCCGCATGATCCGCGTCCGGCAGAAGTTCCCCACGGACCGCGTGGAAGACATCCCGGGAGAAACCCGCCGGCAGCTTGAGACGCTGAACCTCGCCGGCCGGATCCGTCCCGGCCAGACCGTGGCCCTGACCGCCGGCAGCCGGGGAATCGCCAATATCGACGTGATCCTCAAAGCGATCGTCGTCCACCTGCAGGAGCTGGGAGCGAAGCCGTTCATCGTGCCGGCGATGGGCAGCCACGGCGGCGGCACGGCCGAAGGGCAGCGGGACATTCTCGCGGGCTACGGCGTCACCCCCGAACGGATGGGCTGCGAGATCAAGTCGTCGATGGAGACGGTGATCGTCGATCACACGCCGCACGGCGTGCCGGTCCACTTCGACAAATACGCCTCCGAGGCCGATCGCGTCTTCGTCTGCAACCGGGTGAAGCCGCATACGGGCTTCGTCGGCGCGATCGAATCCGGGCTGCACAAGATGATGCTGATCGGGCTGGGGAAGCACGAGGGGGCGAAGATCTACCACCGCGCCATTCTCGACCACAGCTTCATGGAGATCATCACCGCGGTCGGCGGATCGGTGCTGAAGAAGTGCCGGGTCGCGGGGGGCGTGGCAATCGTCGAAAACGCCTACGACGAAACCAAGCTCATCGAGGCCGTGCCGCCGGAGAAGTTCTTCGACCGGGAGCAGGAGCTGCTCAAGATCGCCGTCGAGTCGCTGCCGCGGCTGCCGTTCGTCGAAACGGACCTGCTGATCATCGACCGGATCGGAAAGAACATCAGCGGGACGGGCCTGGATACGAACGTGGTCGGCAGGAAATTCAGCGACCATGCGCCGACGGAGCGGGACACCGTCCGGGTCCGGCGGATCTTCGTGCGGGGCCTGACCGAGGAGACGCACGGCAATGCGACGGGGATCGGCATCGCCGAGTTCACGAACGAGCGGACGATCGCCCAGGTCGATCGCAAGAAGACGGGCATCAACTGCATCACGGGGCTCCATCCGTCGGCGGCGATGCTGCCGATCGCCTTCGACACCGATCGCGAATCGATTGACGCGGCCCTCCAGACCGTTGGCCTGGTCGAGCCGCCCGACGCGAAAGTCGTGCAGATCGCCGACACGCTGCACCTGGCGGAAGTGCTGGTGAGCGAAGCGTACCTGCCGGAACTGCGTCAGCGAACCGATCTGGAAATCGTGTCGGACCCGGAACCGATGGCCTTCGACGCGGCGGGAAATCTGCAGCCGGTGTCTGGGAGCTGA
- a CDS encoding UDPGP type 1 family protein yields the protein MTTNDTLHEILSRSSQLHLLEAAAHLPAASRAQFLDEIRSIDWDRVGRLFTALSTGTGAGGESPVELARRIQPPAELVRLPEASDAAALADWRQARSAGEELLKSRRVAAIVVAGGQGTRLGFDHPKGMFPVGPLSHKTLFQLFCEQIRARSQRAGYDIPYAVMTSDATHDETVAYFKQHQNFGLAPDQVRFFKQGNMPAVETASGQALMSEPGRLALSPDGHGGLLAALESSGLLAEWGEQGIETLYYHQVDNATSILCDPAFLGWHVLRESEVSTKVVAKRSAEEKMGVAVSIDGRTQIIEYSDLPAEIAAQVDEAGKLRIWAGSTAIHAFQREFLERVVRDADSLPFHLGHKAVPHWHPEQGATTPAKPNAYKFERFIFDVLPLAQRALIVEADRVVEFNPVKNREGFDSPETARGALQALHRSWLRAAGAEVADDVPVEISPLAALEAGDLQGRGLAGKVIREPLYLGESE from the coding sequence ATGACGACCAACGACACCCTCCACGAAATCCTGTCCCGTTCCAGCCAGTTGCATCTGCTGGAAGCGGCGGCACACCTGCCGGCCGCGAGCCGGGCACAGTTCCTGGACGAGATCCGTTCCATCGACTGGGATCGCGTTGGCCGCCTGTTCACAGCATTGTCCACGGGAACCGGCGCCGGCGGAGAATCGCCGGTCGAGCTGGCCCGCCGGATTCAGCCCCCCGCCGAACTGGTGCGACTTCCCGAGGCGAGCGATGCGGCCGCGCTGGCGGACTGGCGACAAGCCCGCAGCGCCGGCGAAGAGCTGCTGAAATCCCGGCGCGTCGCCGCCATCGTCGTCGCGGGGGGGCAGGGGACCCGGCTCGGTTTCGATCATCCCAAGGGGATGTTTCCGGTCGGACCGCTCAGCCACAAGACTCTGTTTCAACTCTTCTGCGAGCAGATCCGGGCCCGCAGCCAGCGGGCGGGATACGACATTCCTTACGCCGTGATGACCAGCGACGCCACCCACGACGAGACTGTGGCGTACTTCAAGCAGCACCAGAACTTCGGGCTCGCCCCGGACCAGGTCCGTTTCTTCAAGCAGGGGAACATGCCCGCCGTCGAGACGGCCTCGGGGCAGGCGCTCATGTCCGAACCGGGACGCCTGGCGCTGAGCCCGGACGGTCACGGCGGCCTGCTGGCGGCCCTCGAAAGTTCCGGCCTGCTGGCAGAATGGGGCGAGCAGGGGATCGAAACGCTGTATTACCACCAGGTCGACAACGCGACGTCGATCCTCTGCGACCCGGCGTTTCTGGGCTGGCACGTGCTGCGCGAGTCGGAAGTCTCGACGAAAGTCGTCGCCAAGCGCTCGGCCGAAGAAAAGATGGGCGTGGCCGTTTCGATCGACGGCCGGACGCAGATCATCGAGTACAGCGACCTGCCGGCCGAGATTGCGGCCCAGGTTGACGAGGCCGGCAAGCTGCGGATCTGGGCCGGGAGCACGGCGATTCACGCTTTCCAGCGGGAGTTTCTGGAGCGTGTCGTGCGGGATGCCGACAGCCTGCCGTTTCACCTGGGCCACAAAGCGGTGCCCCACTGGCATCCGGAACAGGGGGCCACGACGCCTGCGAAGCCGAATGCCTACAAGTTCGAGCGATTCATCTTCGACGTGCTGCCGCTGGCTCAGCGGGCGCTGATCGTCGAGGCCGACCGGGTCGTCGAGTTCAATCCCGTCAAGAACCGCGAAGGATTCGATTCTCCCGAAACGGCCCGAGGCGCTCTGCAGGCGCTGCACCGCTCCTGGTTGCGCGCCGCAGGGGCGGAGGTGGCCGATGACGTTCCGGTCGAAATCAGCCCGCTGGCCGCGCTGGAGGCCGGCGACCTGCAGGGCCGGGGACTGGCGGGGAAGGTGATCCGGGAGCCGTTGTACTTGGGGGAGAGCGAGTAG